The following proteins are co-located in the Neodiprion virginianus isolate iyNeoVirg1 chromosome 6, iyNeoVirg1.1, whole genome shotgun sequence genome:
- the LOC124308130 gene encoding MAGE-like protein 2: protein MNKIIFTLGLLALATVVSASGYEEDHGKSTYEEKTKTVHIPIYKKYAIPIPHPVPVQVPQEIKIPIPQPYNVQVQVPHPYPVEVIKHVEIPVEKPEPYTVEKHVPFVVEKPYPVYVEKKFPVPIAKPYPVHVPVYKHVFHHTSSGGHGKGWH, encoded by the exons atgaataaaatt ATTTTTACTCTGGGACTTTTGGCCCTTGCCACGGTGGTCAGCGCCAGTGGATACGAAGAAGATCACGGCAAGTCAACCTACGAAGAAAAGACAAAAACCGTGCACATTCCCATCTACAAGAAGTATG CCATACCAATTCCTCATCCCGTGCCGGTACAAGTGCCTCAAGAAATCAAGATCCCCATACCCCAACCGTACAATGTCCAGGTTCAGGTCCCTCATCCCTACCCCGTGGAAGTTATAAAGCACGTTGAAATTCCGGTTGAAAAGCCCGAGCCATACACCGTCGAGAAACAC GTACCCTTCGTCGTTGAAAAGCCCTACCCGGTATACGTCGAGAAGAAATTCCCCGTTCCAATTGCCAAGCCGTACCCAGTTCACGTGCCAGTTTACAAGCACGTTTTCCATCACACTTCGTCCGGTGGACACGGTAAAGGCTGGCACTAA
- the LOC124308129 gene encoding uncharacterized protein LOC124308129 gives MNRIVILLGIAGWCQGSGWEIGGHGGLSLGEISVGGHGHELPAISLDESSLGGHGGGWDLGGHGGWDSGFSIGSGGHAGHGLHVIPVVKEIGVPVVKPVEVKIPHPVIQTVPQPYPVAVHVSQPVPYEVIKNVVTKVEKKVPTPVEKIIPYKVEKPVPFKVYKHVPVPVIKRFPIKIPVYKTIVHSSKGH, from the exons ATGAACAGAATC GTGATTTTACTGGGGATCGCCGGATGGTGTCAGGGGTCAGGCTGGGAAATCGGAGGTCACGGTGGGCTGAGTCTAGGGGAAATTTCTGTGGGAGGTCACGGCCACGAATTGCCAGCAATTTCCCTCGACGAGTCAAGCCTTGGAGGTCACGGTGGCGGCTGGGATCTCGGAG GACATGGAGGCTGGGATTCCGGCTTTAGCATCGGAAGCGGGGGTCACGCGGGACACGGGCTTCACGTTATCCCGGTGGTCAAGGAAATTGGAGTTCCGGTGGTCAAACCGGTCGAGGTCAAGATCCCTCATCCGGTGATACAAACCGTGCCGCAACCCTATCCGGTAGCGGTTCACGTGTCCCAGCCGGTCCCGTACGAG GTGATCAAAAACGTCGTGACGAAGGTCGAAAAGAAGGTGCCAACTCCCGTGGAGAAAATTATTCCTTACAAGGTGGAAAAGCCCGTGCCGTTCAAGGTCTACAAACACGTTCCGGTGCCAGTCATCAAGCGATTCCCGATCAAAATTCCCGTATACAAAACCATCGTTCACAGTAGCAAGGGACATTGA
- the LOC124308125 gene encoding cold and drought-regulated protein CORA-like, whose translation MNRIALLLSVLSLAAAAPWQPSYHPYQYQPEYHSQALSSDANGQQISMRSGYENLSSGSEGGGYDLGGHGGSEASISHLESGGGYEGGYGGHGGQSFEGFGASGGHGGFGESQGYAAFDNFGGDHGGHGGEGGGHGISLDGGHNYVQSVPVSEHVEVTKPVAVPVYKEIGVPVAQPVKINVPHPVAVGVPQPYPVAVPVSQPVPIQVIKTVAVPVEKKVPYPVEKHIPVAVEKHVPIKIEKHIPVPVFKPYPIRIPVYKTIYHHAKSGGGGGHHH comes from the exons ATGAACAGAATC GCACTTTTACTCTCCGTCCTATCGCTGGCGGCCGCCGCGCCCTGGCAGCCATCTTATCACCCGTATCAATACCAGCCCGAGTATCATTCTCAGGCATTATCGTCCGACGCCAACGGTCAGCAAATATCCATGAGATCCGGTTACGAGAATTTAAGTTCCGGAAGCGAGGGCGGGGGCTACGATTTGGGAGGCCACGGAGGATCGGAAGCATCCATCAGCCATCTAGAGTCCGGTGGTGGCTATGAGGGAGGTTACGGAGGTCACGGAGGTCAGAGCTTCGAGGGCTTTGGTGCCAGCGGTGGCCACGGAGGCTTCGGCGAGAGTCAAGGATACGCCGCCTTTGACAACTTCGGCGGTGATCACGGAGGCCACGGAGGCGAGGGGGGCGGTCACGGAATTTCCCTAGACGGCGGTCACAACTACGTGCAAAGCGTTCCAGTCTCGGAGCACGTGGAAGTGACGAAGCCCGTTGCGGTTCCGGTGTACAAGGAAATCG GTGTGCCTGTCGCTCAGCCGGTTAAAATCAACGTTCCTCACCCGGTTGCTGTTGGCGTTCCGCAGCCTTACCCGGTCGCAGTTCCGGTATCCCAACCCGTGCCGATTCAGGTTATCAAAACCGTAGCTGTCCCCGTCGAGAAGAAGGTGCCTTATCCAGTCGAGAAGCACATTCCAGTCGCCGTTGAGAAGCACGTGCCAATCAAGATCGAAAAGCACATTCCTGTGCCTGTATTCAAGCCCTATCCAATCAGGATTCCCGTCTACAAGACCATCTATCACCACGCAAAAAGCGGAGGCGGCGGTGGTCATCaccattaa
- the LOC124308126 gene encoding ATP-dependent RNA helicase dbp2-like, with amino-acid sequence MIISVVAVLLLVTTCSLASDYSTGGWQGIGSSGSYGNIDYGNGAADLGGLDNYNQGSLQHQETASYGSYGGSGLEGYGGGQVVGYGGGYGAGQGIGYSVGGGNVGLHGANIESNYGGGYGGLGAASIESNYGGGYGGVQVQHHHAQTIPLGQHIEVTRPVAVPVYKEIGVPVAQAVAIAIPHPIAVGVPQPYPVHVPVAHPVPVPVVKTVAVPVEKKVPYPVEKIIPVPVEKAVPIKIEKHIPVPVEKPYPIHIPVYKHVFHRVKSHGWSHH; translated from the exons atgatcATTTCC GTTGTCGCAGTTCTCTTGTTAGTTACGACCTGCAGTCTGGCCAGTGATTATTCCACCGGAGGTTGGCAAGG AATCGGCTCATCGGGTTCGTACGGCAATATCGATTATGGAAACGGAGCCGCCGACCTCGGCGGGCTGGATAATTACAACCAGGGGAGCTTGCAGCATCAGGAAACAGCGTCTTACGGATCCTACGGAGGCTCAGGACTGGAAGGCTACGGAGGCGGTCAAGTTGTCGGATACGGGGGTGGATACGGTGCCGGTCAGGGCATAGGATACAGTGTCGGAGGAGGAAACGTCGGACTCCATGGAGCAAACATCGAATCGAACTACGGAGGAGGATACGGGGGACTAGGCGCAGCTAGCATCGAATCCAACTACGGTGGAGGATACGGGGGAGTCCAAGTGCAGCATCACCATGCTCAAACGATACCGCTGGGTCAGCACATCGAAGTGACCAGACCAGTCGCCGTTCCCGTTTACAAGGAAATAG GTGTTCCCGTCGCCCAGGCTGTCGCCATAGCCATTCCTCACCCCATAGCTGTCGGGGTACCGCAACCCTATCCGGTCCACGTTCCCGTCGCACATCCGGTACCCGTTCCCGTGGTAAAAACGGTCGCTGTACCCGTCGAGAAGAAAGTCCCGTATCCAGTGGAGAAGATAATCCCAGTGCCAGTTGAGAAGGCGGTTCCAATTAAAATCGAGAAGCATATACCGGTACCAGTTGAAAAACCGTACCCAATACACATCCCAGTTTACAAGCACGTGTTCCACAGAGTCAAGAGTCACGGATGGAGTCATCATTAA
- the LOC124308127 gene encoding nuclease SbcCD subunit C-like yields the protein MKTALLILLSVSMAVAVTEIQKSPDSKPKDKRGVSAFGVPGYDVFGGTPAFGSTGWAPVGYAADGWASPDAALGQIQLQATHDIALQALRDLPMGTPSIAYPPEVIRAIQQAKDASRNVLVAQQRVADAKQAAHLQQKIAIAKEANAREAAHRSQEIAAHAIAEARASARQLVASQQRLATLKDAVAAAQRVAAAREAAAAAAIQRTATATAEELKKQDVDKQISISEEEARQKDIVAAKENAIANALQHAAAEKPSYPPWG from the exons ATGAAGACCGCTCTATTG ATTCTCCTGTCCGTCTCAATGGCTGTCGCCGTTACGGAGATCCAAAAGTCCCCCGATTCCAAGCCCAAGGATAAACGCGGTGTCTCAGCTTTCGGAGTCCCAGGATACGACGTCTTCGGAGGAACTCCAGCCTTTGGATCCACCGGATGGGCGCCTGTCGGCTACGCCGCTGATGGATGGGCCAGCCCTGACGCAGCTTTGGGTCAGATTCAGCTGCAGGCAACTCACGACATCGCTCTCCAA GCGTTGAGAGATCTCCCGATGGGTACACCGAGCATCGCCTATCCGCCGGAAGTGATCCGGGCGATCCAGCAGGCGAAGGATGCGAGTCGCAACGTCCTTGTGGCTCAGCAAAGAGTCGCGGATGCCAAACAGGCCGCTCATCTTCAGCAGAAGATCGCCATCGCCAAGGAGGCGAACGCCAGAGAGGCGGCTCACAG GTCCCAGGAAATCGCAGCCCATGCTATAGCCGAGGCCAGAGCCAGTGCCAGACAGCTGGTTGCTTCCCAGCAGAGACTCGCGACCCTGAAGGACGCGGTTGCAGCTGCCCAAAGAGTCGCTGCGGCCAGAGAAGCCGCCGCTGCTGCAGCCATCCAGAGAACAGCCACTGCCACAGCCGAGGAACTGAAGAAACAAGACGTCGATAAACAGATTAGTATCAGTGAAGAAGAAGCCAGG cAAAAGGACATCGTTGCAGCGAAGGAAAATGCCATCGCTAACGCACTGCAACATGCAGCGGCAGAGAAACCGTCGTATCCTCCATGGGGATAA